A genomic stretch from Natronomonas gomsonensis includes:
- a CDS encoding ABC transporter permease, translating into MATRDKTSERGRIQVTGFDASIVTERDELVDWEAAEGSKSGTSRRAKAWYRFKQNRSAFLGIGILAFMLLVAVFARPIEVAVAGQSIPIQPIQLAPHSTDTSLIASNTPPNAEHPFGTTQLGRDILSQVMVGARYSLSIGVIAVGLAVLVGVPMGAIAGYYGGWVDEAIMRVVDILYAFPFLVLAIVIIAILGQGFWKMILALVIVGWIGYARLIRGEILSVKENEYVMAAKALGARDSSIIFKHIVPNAMAPVIVQATLNVGTIVLAAAALGFLGLGLQPGSPEWGTILSGGRDAVIAGRWWVTVFPGLAIVFFVLAVNLVGDGVRDAMDPQDTGGDTGGGFR; encoded by the coding sequence ATGGCTACGAGAGACAAGACTTCCGAACGCGGCCGGATTCAGGTGACTGGGTTCGACGCCTCGATAGTGACCGAACGCGACGAACTCGTCGACTGGGAAGCAGCCGAGGGATCCAAAAGCGGTACCAGCAGACGCGCGAAAGCGTGGTACCGGTTCAAACAGAACCGGTCGGCGTTTCTCGGCATCGGCATCCTCGCGTTCATGCTGCTCGTCGCGGTTTTCGCACGACCGATAGAGGTCGCCGTCGCCGGCCAATCGATTCCCATCCAGCCGATTCAACTGGCTCCACACAGCACCGACACCAGCCTCATCGCGAGCAACACCCCACCCAACGCCGAACACCCGTTCGGGACGACGCAACTCGGTCGCGACATCCTCTCGCAAGTGATGGTCGGCGCACGATACAGCCTCTCCATCGGCGTCATCGCCGTCGGACTGGCTGTTCTCGTCGGCGTCCCCATGGGCGCCATCGCCGGCTACTACGGCGGCTGGGTCGACGAGGCCATCATGCGCGTCGTCGACATTCTCTATGCGTTCCCCTTCCTCGTCCTCGCTATCGTCATCATTGCCATCCTCGGGCAGGGATTCTGGAAGATGATTCTCGCCTTGGTCATCGTCGGCTGGATTGGCTATGCGCGTCTCATCCGAGGTGAAATCCTCTCGGTGAAAGAAAACGAGTACGTGATGGCCGCGAAGGCGCTGGGCGCCCGGGACAGTTCGATTATCTTCAAACACATCGTCCCGAACGCGATGGCGCCGGTCATCGTACAGGCGACGCTCAACGTCGGCACTATCGTCCTCGCGGCCGCCGCTCTCGGGTTCCTCGGGTTGGGTCTCCAGCCCGGTTCTCCCGAGTGGGGGACAATCCTCTCGGGCGGCCGTGACGCCGTCATTGCCGGGCGATGGTGGGTCACCGTCTTCCCCGGCCTCGCCATCGTCTTCTTCGTGCTCGCGGTCAACCTCGTCGGCGACGGCGTCCGCGACGCGATGGACCCACAGGACACCGGTGGCGACACCGGCGGAGGGTTCCGCTGA
- a CDS encoding ABC transporter permease, which translates to MSLRRYVVKRLLLTIPILLGVTAITFAMVHLQPGDVIDVLVGFNDVSAETERQLREQYNLDEPIYVQYVLWLRDAMVLDFGQSFISERSVGEAISTRLPYTVLLGILALFISIAIGVPAGIIAAVKKGEQADEVSRVAALLGVATPNFWLGLMLLLVFSVQLGWFRTIPPSDVAVYDPALLKFMVLPAITLGTASAALLMRIMRSSMLEELNKEYVKMARAKGLPERTVITKHVVRNSLISVVTVAALQIAFIVDGAVVIEQVFSVRGIGRLLLGAILQRDFPIIQASVLMIGVTIVFANLLADIIYSYLDPRIRY; encoded by the coding sequence ATGTCCCTACGCAGGTACGTCGTCAAGCGACTGTTACTCACCATCCCAATACTGCTGGGTGTGACGGCCATCACGTTCGCGATGGTCCACCTCCAACCCGGTGACGTCATCGACGTACTCGTCGGATTCAACGACGTCAGCGCCGAGACGGAACGGCAGTTGCGGGAACAGTACAACCTCGATGAGCCGATATACGTCCAGTACGTCCTGTGGCTCAGAGACGCCATGGTACTCGACTTCGGACAGTCGTTCATCTCCGAGCGGAGCGTCGGCGAGGCGATTTCGACCCGCCTCCCCTATACCGTGCTACTCGGCATCCTCGCGCTCTTCATCTCCATCGCCATCGGCGTTCCGGCCGGCATCATCGCCGCGGTCAAGAAGGGCGAGCAGGCCGACGAGGTCAGCCGCGTCGCCGCCCTCCTCGGCGTCGCGACGCCGAACTTCTGGCTCGGACTGATGTTGCTGCTCGTCTTCAGCGTCCAGTTGGGGTGGTTCCGAACCATCCCGCCCTCGGACGTGGCGGTGTACGACCCGGCGTTGTTGAAGTTCATGGTCCTCCCGGCGATTACGCTGGGGACGGCCTCTGCGGCGCTTCTGATGCGCATCATGCGGTCGTCGATGCTCGAAGAGTTGAACAAGGAGTACGTGAAGATGGCCCGCGCGAAGGGGCTCCCCGAGCGGACCGTCATCACCAAACACGTCGTCCGGAACTCACTGATTTCCGTCGTGACGGTGGCGGCGCTTCAAATCGCGTTCATCGTCGACGGCGCGGTCGTCATCGAGCAGGTCTTCTCGGTTCGGGGCATCGGGCGCCTCCTGCTCGGTGCGATTCTCCAGCGTGACTTCCCCATCATTCAGGCGTCGGTCCTGATGATCGGTGTGACTATCGTCTTCGCCAACCTCTTGGCTGACATCATCTACTCCTATCTCGACCCACGAATTCGCTACTAA
- a CDS encoding ABC transporter ATP-binding protein yields MSADDPLIRTENLTKYYSTESGFLDRLLGEDKDVKAVDGVDIEIKEGETLGLVGESGCGKSSLGRTLLQLEDVTAGSAYYRDGDKEIDLAQLSNSEMREYRKDLQFIFQNPFASLNPRLTIADIIGEPLDVHGLASGDERQERIEELLETVGLQASHAGRYPHEFSGGQRQRIGIARALAVDPDFIVCDEPVSALDVSVQAQILNLLMDLQEELGLSYLFIAHDLSVVEHIADRIAVMYLGEIVEVGTPEEVFTEPHHPYTEALLSAIPEPDPLWESDRVLLKGTVPSPMDPPSGCKFHTRCPRVIPPEGMDIGQEEFRSIMDLRVRIADREVGIEYAWEQVEERNPGANRADLREEFITELREHELDTEPDGVHRRRVDEAIEFLADEEYEAAGDLLREHYESVCETREPTLGDGENPKSCHLFDVDETGEIPDTAGDAHDGAVGADD; encoded by the coding sequence ATGAGTGCTGACGACCCCCTGATTCGAACGGAGAATCTCACCAAGTACTACTCGACGGAGAGCGGCTTCCTCGACCGACTGCTCGGCGAGGACAAGGACGTGAAGGCCGTCGACGGCGTCGACATCGAAATCAAGGAGGGTGAAACCCTCGGTTTGGTCGGCGAATCGGGCTGTGGGAAGTCCTCGCTCGGTCGAACCCTGTTGCAACTGGAAGACGTCACCGCCGGGTCGGCATACTACCGCGACGGTGACAAGGAAATCGACCTCGCGCAACTGTCCAACAGCGAGATGCGGGAGTACCGCAAGGACCTCCAGTTCATCTTCCAGAACCCGTTTGCGAGTTTGAATCCGCGGCTCACCATCGCCGACATTATCGGCGAACCGCTCGACGTTCACGGCCTCGCAAGCGGCGACGAGCGACAGGAGCGCATCGAGGAACTGCTCGAAACCGTCGGGCTACAGGCGAGTCACGCCGGCCGGTACCCCCACGAGTTCTCCGGGGGCCAACGGCAGCGAATCGGCATCGCTCGGGCGCTCGCGGTCGACCCCGATTTCATCGTCTGTGACGAACCCGTCTCCGCGCTGGACGTGAGCGTTCAGGCCCAAATTCTCAACCTCCTCATGGACCTCCAAGAGGAGTTGGGACTGTCGTATCTGTTCATCGCCCACGACCTCAGCGTGGTCGAGCACATCGCCGACCGCATCGCGGTGATGTATCTCGGCGAAATCGTCGAGGTCGGCACGCCCGAGGAGGTGTTCACCGAACCACACCACCCATACACCGAGGCGCTGCTGTCGGCCATTCCCGAACCGGACCCGCTGTGGGAGAGCGACCGCGTCCTCCTGAAGGGGACGGTCCCCTCGCCGATGGACCCACCCTCCGGCTGTAAGTTCCACACTCGGTGCCCACGCGTGATTCCGCCCGAAGGAATGGACATCGGCCAAGAGGAGTTCCGCTCCATCATGGACCTGCGGGTCCGTATCGCCGACCGCGAAGTGGGTATCGAGTACGCCTGGGAACAGGTCGAAGAGCGCAATCCCGGAGCGAACCGGGCGGACCTCCGCGAGGAGTTCATCACGGAACTCCGCGAACACGAACTCGACACCGAACCCGACGGCGTCCACCGCCGGCGGGTCGACGAGGCCATCGAGTTCCTTGCGGACGAGGAGTACGAGGCCGCGGGCGACCTGCTCCGGGAGCACTACGAGAGCGTCTGTGAGACCCGAGAACCGACGCTCGGCGACGGCGAGAATCCCAAGTCCTGTCACCTCTTCGATGTGGACGAAACCGGCGAAATCCCCGACACCGCGGGCGATGCACACGACGGCGCTGTCGGTGCCGACGACTGA
- a CDS encoding ABC transporter ATP-binding protein, with translation MTLLEVEDLRTQFYTEDGVVRAVDGLSYRIERGEKFGIVGESGAGKSVASLSLMRLIDDPGRVAGGSIRFYEESTVERFERKFPKRVVDVADLRAEHDVTELVDQLLEEGVAPSSIADDRVDADADAATVVRDGDVGMRDLVDSRYGVDLGIVDEDAVVVHDGSERYIEITRADGEPLRQLRGNHIAMIFQDPQTALNPVYTIGEQISEAIRTHMDLDSAAVKDRAIDMLDQVGIPDPESRYDNYPHEFSGGMQQRAVIAVALSCDPDLIIADEPTTALDVTIEAQILELLDDLTTETGTAIQMITHDLGVVAGVCDRVAVMYAGKPVEIAPVEELYYDPKHPYTVGLMGSIPRIGDGRERLDTIPGTMPDLVQVPPGCSFHPRCPYAEEACTRKEPSLTEADSGDRADPVDDDAHAAACLEYTDDLQQGLDYEVHVGEGIETGAGGETTEENQ, from the coding sequence ATGACGCTTCTGGAAGTCGAGGACCTCCGGACGCAGTTCTACACGGAGGACGGTGTCGTGCGGGCGGTCGACGGCCTCTCGTATCGCATCGAGCGCGGCGAGAAGTTCGGTATCGTCGGCGAATCGGGCGCCGGAAAGTCCGTCGCCTCGCTGTCGTTGATGCGACTCATCGACGACCCCGGTCGCGTCGCCGGCGGGTCGATTCGGTTCTACGAGGAGTCGACAGTCGAGCGCTTCGAGCGGAAGTTCCCCAAGCGCGTCGTCGACGTGGCGGACCTCCGTGCGGAACACGACGTGACCGAACTCGTCGACCAACTGCTCGAGGAGGGTGTCGCGCCGTCGTCGATAGCCGACGACCGAGTCGACGCCGACGCTGACGCGGCGACGGTGGTCAGAGACGGCGACGTCGGAATGCGCGACTTGGTCGATAGTCGTTACGGCGTCGACCTCGGTATCGTCGACGAGGACGCCGTCGTCGTCCACGACGGCTCCGAACGCTACATCGAGATTACGCGCGCCGACGGCGAACCGTTGCGCCAACTCCGTGGGAACCACATAGCGATGATTTTCCAGGATCCACAGACGGCGCTCAATCCGGTGTACACCATCGGCGAGCAGATTTCCGAGGCCATCCGGACACACATGGACCTCGACAGCGCCGCCGTCAAGGACCGCGCCATCGACATGCTCGACCAAGTTGGTATCCCCGACCCCGAGAGTCGATACGACAACTACCCCCACGAGTTCTCCGGCGGCATGCAGCAGCGGGCGGTCATCGCCGTCGCGCTGTCGTGTGACCCCGACCTCATCATCGCGGACGAACCGACGACGGCGCTGGACGTGACCATCGAGGCCCAGATTCTCGAGTTGCTCGACGATTTGACGACCGAGACGGGAACCGCGATTCAGATGATTACCCACGACCTCGGCGTCGTGGCGGGCGTCTGTGACCGCGTCGCGGTGATGTACGCGGGCAAGCCGGTCGAAATCGCACCGGTCGAGGAACTGTACTACGATCCGAAACACCCCTACACCGTCGGCCTGATGGGGTCGATTCCCCGCATCGGGGACGGGCGTGAACGGCTCGACACCATCCCGGGGACGATGCCCGACCTCGTGCAGGTGCCGCCGGGCTGTAGTTTCCACCCGCGGTGTCCGTACGCCGAGGAGGCGTGTACGCGGAAGGAACCGAGCCTCACCGAGGCCGACAGCGGTGACCGGGCGGACCCCGTCGACGACGACGCACACGCCGCGGCGTGTCTGGAGTACACCGACGACCTCCAACAGGGCCTCGACTACGAGGTCCACGTCGGCGAGGGAATCGAGACGGGCGCCGGCGGCGAGACGACGGAGGAGAACCAATGA
- a CDS encoding DUF5813 family protein, whose translation MTDELPERAVRAFESHDAFERNGEWFEVTTTRFDGRATATETDDWDIRYTIEVRAPMLSAATEGPVGSAVEDGWFETYELRLEDAHMAVRQDVTFDDQRVIEESDDAVAIFEFEWGNADHAPAMVKAMAEYVEGTYMEGIVPGYDYVQPVSEMLSQARQADGDGQGSGPMPL comes from the coding sequence ATGACTGACGAGCTTCCGGAGCGCGCCGTTCGGGCCTTCGAGAGCCACGACGCCTTCGAGCGAAACGGCGAGTGGTTCGAGGTAACGACGACGCGATTCGACGGGCGGGCGACTGCCACCGAAACCGACGACTGGGACATCCGGTATACGATTGAGGTCCGTGCGCCGATGCTCTCGGCGGCGACGGAGGGCCCGGTCGGGTCGGCCGTCGAGGACGGGTGGTTCGAGACGTACGAACTCCGACTGGAAGACGCCCACATGGCCGTCCGACAGGACGTGACCTTCGACGACCAGCGGGTTATCGAGGAATCCGACGACGCGGTCGCGATTTTCGAGTTCGAGTGGGGCAACGCTGACCACGCCCCGGCGATGGTGAAGGCGATGGCCGAGTACGTCGAGGGGACGTACATGGAGGGAATCGTTCCGGGCTACGACTACGTCCAGCCGGTTTCGGAGATGCTCTCACAGGCCCGACAAGCCGACGGCGATGGGCAGGGGAGCGGCCCGATGCCGCTCTGA
- a CDS encoding ABC transporter substrate-binding protein, with protein sequence MARNDSQDNVNQNRRRLLQAMGAAGAAGLAGCSGLGGNGNGNGDGSGLPDDLQQQLSDGFEEAGFETPWEGEIITNENPERVQWAQVIQEELNATEFFDIELNQFEWTTYVGRVLAEDSAEDEALVCLGWSAGWDPDAYIRNLFHSDQHTPACCNVNHFSDEEIDTLIDEGTSTTDIDERADIYQDAQESIVESSPVAFIRYGEEIDAFRSAAVEGWQTYPINGGKYYSVYAPWAGVHAEVMGDNAGDENELIATFSADVANTDPTEQNDTTSTMSTNLVYEGVMGVDYNGEPQMMLAEDLEQVSETEYVFTLREGVQFHPSQEFDFDGRELTAEDVKFSWERYLGTTREADVGDWLGVPDTPEGESADSFEGTLTVEGDYTLRVELPEVYAPFQFTVGDALIVPREAGEDGPLDLSTEPIGTGPYRLDQYDPDELWRLTAFDDHWYDGSGDVPADQPIETATFRIITESSAREAALRGGDVDLAQPPQGSVSALQEESDFSVTSRIAGGFDMFIYPMNADTPFQSQDVRLAANRLINRPGIVSAVYDGIGTPAYSPISPLAGSFTSEEFNQRMGDEYSRYYGAE encoded by the coding sequence ATGGCGCGAAACGACAGCCAGGACAACGTCAATCAGAACCGGCGGCGGCTCCTCCAAGCGATGGGCGCCGCCGGTGCGGCTGGACTCGCCGGTTGTTCCGGTCTCGGTGGCAACGGAAACGGCAACGGCGACGGAAGCGGTCTCCCGGACGACCTCCAACAGCAACTCAGCGACGGCTTCGAGGAGGCGGGCTTCGAGACGCCGTGGGAAGGCGAAATCATCACCAACGAAAACCCCGAACGCGTCCAGTGGGCGCAGGTCATCCAAGAGGAACTCAACGCCACGGAGTTCTTCGACATCGAACTGAACCAGTTCGAGTGGACGACCTACGTTGGCCGCGTACTGGCCGAGGATTCCGCCGAAGACGAGGCGCTCGTCTGTCTCGGTTGGTCTGCCGGCTGGGACCCCGACGCGTACATCCGGAACCTGTTTCACAGCGACCAGCACACGCCTGCCTGTTGTAACGTCAACCACTTCTCCGACGAGGAAATCGACACCCTCATCGACGAGGGGACGTCGACGACCGACATCGACGAGCGGGCCGACATCTATCAGGATGCCCAGGAATCTATCGTCGAGTCCTCGCCGGTGGCGTTCATCCGCTACGGCGAGGAAATCGACGCCTTCCGGTCGGCGGCGGTCGAGGGCTGGCAGACCTACCCCATCAACGGCGGCAAGTACTACAGCGTCTACGCGCCGTGGGCGGGCGTTCACGCGGAAGTCATGGGTGACAACGCCGGCGACGAGAACGAACTCATCGCGACGTTCTCCGCCGACGTGGCCAACACCGACCCAACCGAGCAGAACGACACCACCTCGACGATGTCGACGAACCTCGTCTACGAGGGTGTGATGGGCGTCGACTACAACGGCGAACCGCAGATGATGCTCGCCGAGGACCTCGAACAGGTCAGCGAGACGGAGTACGTGTTCACGCTTCGTGAGGGCGTCCAGTTCCACCCCAGCCAAGAGTTCGACTTCGACGGCCGCGAGTTGACCGCCGAAGACGTGAAGTTCTCCTGGGAGCGGTATCTCGGCACGACGCGAGAGGCCGACGTCGGCGACTGGCTCGGCGTCCCCGACACGCCCGAGGGCGAATCCGCCGACTCCTTCGAGGGAACGCTCACCGTCGAAGGCGACTACACGCTGCGAGTCGAACTGCCCGAGGTGTACGCGCCGTTCCAGTTCACCGTCGGCGATGCACTCATCGTGCCGCGGGAGGCTGGCGAGGACGGCCCCCTCGACCTCTCGACGGAGCCCATCGGGACGGGTCCTTACCGCCTGGACCAGTACGACCCCGACGAGCTGTGGCGTCTGACGGCGTTCGACGACCACTGGTACGACGGCTCCGGCGACGTGCCGGCCGACCAGCCCATCGAGACGGCGACGTTCCGCATCATCACCGAGAGTTCCGCTCGCGAGGCTGCACTCCGCGGTGGCGACGTGGACCTCGCCCAGCCGCCGCAGGGCAGCGTCTCGGCGCTCCAAGAGGAGAGCGACTTCTCGGTCACGAGCCGCATCGCCGGCGGCTTCGACATGTTCATCTACCCGATGAACGCCGATACGCCGTTCCAGAGTCAGGACGTCCGACTCGCGGCCAACCGACTCATCAACCGGCCCGGCATCGTCAGCGCCGTCTACGACGGCATCGGTACCCCAGCGTACTCACCGATTTCGCCACTGGCGGGGTCGTTCACATCCGAAGAGTTCAACCAACGCATGGGTGACGAGTACTCGCGGTACTACGGCGCCGAATAA
- a CDS encoding ferredoxin, which yields MADDPIDPSDIGEGDAPPIEEAPYKIIFEANKCIAAGKCAEVSTNWEMDITTGIAKPDVYFFGEGNLEHNIRAAEACPAKKDRGVIHVVDRRTNEEIAPDPHGDGTLSVDW from the coding sequence ATGGCCGACGACCCGATAGACCCAAGCGACATCGGCGAAGGGGATGCACCCCCAATCGAGGAGGCACCATACAAAATCATCTTCGAGGCGAACAAGTGCATCGCCGCGGGCAAGTGTGCGGAGGTGTCGACTAACTGGGAGATGGACATCACGACCGGCATCGCCAAGCCGGACGTGTACTTCTTCGGAGAGGGGAACCTCGAACACAACATCCGTGCGGCCGAGGCCTGTCCGGCGAAGAAGGACCGAGGCGTCATCCACGTGGTCGACCGTCGAACGAACGAAGAAATCGCTCCCGACCCCCACGGTGACGGCACGCTGTCGGTCGACTGGTAA